In Maniola jurtina chromosome 2, ilManJurt1.1, whole genome shotgun sequence, the following proteins share a genomic window:
- the LOC123872642 gene encoding uncharacterized protein LOC123872642 — MDIHSEYMEPVTPGLSYDNFGYWKTEDSGYHTSYTPGSLECSEISSENFNPIFKGQIGFTGQFQVGCYDIQSDVNFRPTLQFSAGIIRSRESYAESPQNRRGIKRAYNGEPENRDVNCGSIPTPTTMIAGGLCKLRFSDKKFNGSYSSVSFDSADLIAGDLCSKNEHMHTPYPTTPIKKVCRSNCKLSSPLNPRKPVKKLNFAMHSLLCDTQALQPILKPIKPHNSAAKAYKFRPNQKIDIIKMLYQEANVMPPIMKIFSYLSNEDIYKFTLVSPLWEKVWEDVSKVKSKKQEYLHYLQDVRDNWENKMSTPKSGETNQIRPLMEIHNVLNNHNILTKTTSIPISPPGTPKTIKFKRFAKAASLDLRQQLSCGRCQQPAKVTEESSGEEWAECTSVSCSYQFCRFCKCDRHPGKNCFKYDLDGPSPSKRKKNTYAVGTKKSRKNLRRLL; from the exons ATGGATATTCACTCTGAATATATGGAACCTGTAACGCCAGGGCTAAGTTACGATAATTTTGGTTATTGGAAGACTGAAGATAGCGGCTACCATACTTCATACACCCCAGGTTCATTAGAGTGTTCAGAGATATCCAGTGAAAACTTCAACCCGATATTCAAGGGCCAAATTGGCTTTACAGGACAGTTTCAAGTGGGCTGTTATGATATTCAATCAGATGTCAATTTTCGACCAACGTTGCAGTTTAGTGCAGGAATTATCCGATCAAGAGAAAGTTATGCAGAATCACCACAAAATCGAAGAGGTATCAAACGAGCGTATAATGGAGAACCAGAAAATAGAGATGTCAACTGTGGCTCCATCCCAACTCCTACAACTATGATAGCTGGAGGTTTATGTAAACTAAGGTTTAGTGATAAAAAGTTCAATGGATCTTATTCTTCTGTAAGTTTTGATTCTGCAGATCTCATAGCTGGAGATTTATGCTCAAAAAATGAACATATGCACACTCCATATCCTACAACACCAATTAAAAAAGTTTGTAGAAGTAATTGCAAGTTGAGTAGTCCTTTGAACCCAAGAAAACCAGTAAAGAAACTTAACTTTGCTATGCACTCTCTGTTGTGTGACACACAAGCACTACAACCAATCCTCAAGCCTATAAAACCTCACAATAGTGCTGCTAAGGCATATAAGTTTAGGCCAAATCAGAAAATTGACATAATAAAGATGTTGTATCAAGAAGCAAATGTTATGCCGCcaataatgaaaattttcagTTATTTGTCAAATGAAGATATTTATAAGTTTACTTTAGTGAGCCCTCTCTGGGAAAAGGTTTGGGAAGATGTCAGCAAGGTGAAGTCTAAAAAGCAGGAGTATTTACACTACCTTCAGGATGTAAGGGATAATTGGGAAAATAAAATGTCCACTCCAAAGAGTGGTGAAACAAATCAAATAAGACCTTTAATGGAGATTCACAATGTGTTAAATAATCACAATATTTTAACCAAGACTACAAGTATTCCTATTAGCCCTCCAGGAACACCTAAAACCATAAAATTCAAAAGATTTGCTAAG GCTGCCTCATTAGATCTACGGCAGCAGCTATCCTGTGGGCGATGTCAACAACCTGCCAAAGTTACAGAAGAAAGTTCTGGAGAGGAATGGGCCGAATGCACCAGTGTCAGTTGCTCCTACCAGTTTTGCAGGTTTTGCAAGTGTGATAGGCATCCAGGTAAGAATTGCTTTAAATACGACCTTGATGGCCCTAGTCCTTCAAAGAGAAAGAAGAATACATATGCTGTAGGCACCAAGAAAAGCAGAAAAAACTTACGAAGACTCCTGTGA
- the LOC123872619 gene encoding zinc finger protein 99-like isoform X2, with translation MKMAQNIKDLCRLCAKGEGFTKDLIDDCNKNILKMIQEYVHISINENDNLPTKVCLNCEERVVSFELFVLECLKVQDTLKKMCLGACEVMPIKFEDGMIEFGIPPIKSEVKVEMMPEELVNVINNEEPFGDDYEDDDYRNSDTKLDSDSDLSDVVTLATLKKTKTKKSKRKQISEQEKIEFKNILKKSNLNVKDFVNFTCTYCQKECTSWYSLKSHCEGKHNTTPVVRCSCGITLKSKSVLYKHVQDHKNPNVICCDKCPRITKTEAAMNKHKMRHVPKSERKFCCSACDKVFNSKDMLKSHERSHIPIEERKIYRCEICDLKFTTRSSAASHKRVVHEKIKSYVCDLCGYACGTNGELRQHRAIHSDDKPFVCRTCSKPFKTYSNLKTHMDTHEDTSYVCFVCSRVLNSRRTLRKHLLVHEDKCRHVCSYCNKAFKRRQTLKVHMYTHTGDKPLTCKWCDERFSYASTLRSHRLRCHPDKMAVQYSSYNTHVVMQEGFIKNDMPLNIAKTDVDAIQ, from the exons ATGAAAATGGCTCAAAATATAAAGGATTTGTGTCGACTCTGTGCTAAAGGCGAAGGATTTACCAAAGATTTGATAGATGATTGTAATAAGAATATTCTCAAAATGATACAGGAATATGTACATATATCC aTAAATGAAAATGATAATTTACCCACAAAGGTGTGTTTAAATTGTGAGGAGAGAGTAGTATCATTTGAGCTGTTTGTCTTAGAATGTCTGAAAGTGCAGGATACATTGAAGAAAATGTGTTTAGGTGCATGTGAAGTAATGCCCATTAAGTTCGAAGATGGAATGATTGAGTTTGGAATACCACCAATCAAGTCTGAG GTTAAAGTAGAAATGATGCCAGAAGaattagtaa aTGTTATAAATAATGAAGAACCATTTGGAGATGATTATGAAGACGATGACTACAGAAACAGTGACACAAAACTAGACAGTGACAGTGATCTTAGCGATGTTGTGACATTAGCAACACTTAAAAAAACAAAGACGAAAAAGAGTAAACGAAAGCAAATAAGTGAACAAGAGAAAATAGAGTTTAAGAACATACTCAAGAAATCCAACTTGAATGTTAAAGATTTTGTCAA TTTCACATGCACATACTGTCAGAAGGAATGCACAAGCTGGTACAGTTTGAAGTCCCATTGCGAAGGAAAACACAACACAACGCCAGTGGTTCGCTGTAGCTGTGGCATTACCTTAAAATCTAAATCTGTTCTTTACAAGCATGTCCAGGATCACAAGAATCCCAATGTCATCTG ttGTGATAAATGCCCACGTATAACTAAAACGGAAGCAGCAATGAACAAACACAAAATGAGGCATGTACCAAAGTCTGAAAGAAAGTTCTGTTGTTCTGCGTGCGATAAAGTGTTCAACTCTAAGGACATGCTCAAATCACACGAAAGGTCGCACATACCGATTGAAGAAAGGAAAATATACCGATGTGAAATATGTGATCTGAA ATTCACGACTCGGTCGTCAGCAGCGTCGCATAAGCGCGTAGTGCACGAGAAAATCAAGAGCTACGTATGCGACCTGTGCGGCTACGCGTGCGGCACCAACGGCGAGCTGCGGCAGCACCGCGCCATACACAGCGACGACAAGCCCTTCGTCTGCAGGACCTGCTCCAAGCC ATTCAAAACGTACTCGAATCTGAAGACGCACATGGACACGCACGAGGACACGTCGTACGTGTGCTTCGTGTGCAGCCGCGTGCTCAACAGCCGCCGCACGCTGCGCAAGCACCTGCTGGTGCACGAGGACAAGTGCCGCCACGTGTGCTCCTACTGTAACAAGGCCTTCAAGCGCAGGCAGACGCTCAAG GTGCACATGTACACGCACACGGGCGACAAGCCGCTCACGTGCAAGTGGTGTGATGAGCGCTTTTCATACGCGTCCACACTGCGCTCGCACCGCCTGCGCTGCCATCCCGACAAGATGGCCGTGCAGTACTCCTCCTACAACACGCACGTCGTCATGCAAGAG ggatttataaaaaacgaCATGCCTCTGAACATTGCGAAAACCGACGTGGATGCTATTcaataa
- the LOC123872619 gene encoding oocyte zinc finger protein XlCOF6-like isoform X1: protein MKMAQNIKDLCRLCAKGEGFTKDLIDDCNKNILKMIQEYVHISINENDNLPTKVCLNCEERVVSFELFVLECLKVQDTLKKMCLGACEVMPIKFEDGMIEFGIPPIKSEVKVEMMPEELVNVINNEEPFGDDYEDDDYRNSDTKLDSDSDLSDVVTLATLKKTKTKKSKRKQISEQEKIEFKNILKKSNLNVKDFVKLECNMCEEAMSTWSALRVHYAKVHKSKPMVFCLCGFIIRSKSVLYKHVSDHRIESRKLKKNDSDSEKTEESKYSSLNVNDFVNFTCTYCQKECTSWYSLKSHCEGKHNTTPVVRCSCGITLKSKSVLYKHVQDHKNPNVICCDKCPRITKTEAAMNKHKMRHVPKSERKFCCSACDKVFNSKDMLKSHERSHIPIEERKIYRCEICDLKFTTRSSAASHKRVVHEKIKSYVCDLCGYACGTNGELRQHRAIHSDDKPFVCRTCSKPFKTYSNLKTHMDTHEDTSYVCFVCSRVLNSRRTLRKHLLVHEDKCRHVCSYCNKAFKRRQTLKVHMYTHTGDKPLTCKWCDERFSYASTLRSHRLRCHPDKMAVQYSSYNTHVVMQEGFIKNDMPLNIAKTDVDAIQ, encoded by the exons ATGAAAATGGCTCAAAATATAAAGGATTTGTGTCGACTCTGTGCTAAAGGCGAAGGATTTACCAAAGATTTGATAGATGATTGTAATAAGAATATTCTCAAAATGATACAGGAATATGTACATATATCC aTAAATGAAAATGATAATTTACCCACAAAGGTGTGTTTAAATTGTGAGGAGAGAGTAGTATCATTTGAGCTGTTTGTCTTAGAATGTCTGAAAGTGCAGGATACATTGAAGAAAATGTGTTTAGGTGCATGTGAAGTAATGCCCATTAAGTTCGAAGATGGAATGATTGAGTTTGGAATACCACCAATCAAGTCTGAG GTTAAAGTAGAAATGATGCCAGAAGaattagtaa aTGTTATAAATAATGAAGAACCATTTGGAGATGATTATGAAGACGATGACTACAGAAACAGTGACACAAAACTAGACAGTGACAGTGATCTTAGCGATGTTGTGACATTAGCAACACTTAAAAAAACAAAGACGAAAAAGAGTAAACGAAAGCAAATAAGTGAACAAGAGAAAATAGAGTTTAAGAACATACTCAAGAAATCCAACTTGAATGTTAAAGATTTTGTCAA aCTAGAATGTAATATGTGTGAAGAAGCCATGTCAACGTGGAGCGCTTTAAGAGTTCATTACGCCAAAGTACACAAAAGCAAGCCCATGGTGTTTTGTCTGTGCGGCTTTATCATCCGGTCTAAAAGTGTTCTTTACAAACATGTATCAGATCACCGAATAGAAAGtcgtaaacttaaaaaaaatgactCTGATTCCGAAAAAACTGAAGAATCAAAGTATTCAAGTTTAAATGTCAATGATTTTGTAAA TTTCACATGCACATACTGTCAGAAGGAATGCACAAGCTGGTACAGTTTGAAGTCCCATTGCGAAGGAAAACACAACACAACGCCAGTGGTTCGCTGTAGCTGTGGCATTACCTTAAAATCTAAATCTGTTCTTTACAAGCATGTCCAGGATCACAAGAATCCCAATGTCATCTG ttGTGATAAATGCCCACGTATAACTAAAACGGAAGCAGCAATGAACAAACACAAAATGAGGCATGTACCAAAGTCTGAAAGAAAGTTCTGTTGTTCTGCGTGCGATAAAGTGTTCAACTCTAAGGACATGCTCAAATCACACGAAAGGTCGCACATACCGATTGAAGAAAGGAAAATATACCGATGTGAAATATGTGATCTGAA ATTCACGACTCGGTCGTCAGCAGCGTCGCATAAGCGCGTAGTGCACGAGAAAATCAAGAGCTACGTATGCGACCTGTGCGGCTACGCGTGCGGCACCAACGGCGAGCTGCGGCAGCACCGCGCCATACACAGCGACGACAAGCCCTTCGTCTGCAGGACCTGCTCCAAGCC ATTCAAAACGTACTCGAATCTGAAGACGCACATGGACACGCACGAGGACACGTCGTACGTGTGCTTCGTGTGCAGCCGCGTGCTCAACAGCCGCCGCACGCTGCGCAAGCACCTGCTGGTGCACGAGGACAAGTGCCGCCACGTGTGCTCCTACTGTAACAAGGCCTTCAAGCGCAGGCAGACGCTCAAG GTGCACATGTACACGCACACGGGCGACAAGCCGCTCACGTGCAAGTGGTGTGATGAGCGCTTTTCATACGCGTCCACACTGCGCTCGCACCGCCTGCGCTGCCATCCCGACAAGATGGCCGTGCAGTACTCCTCCTACAACACGCACGTCGTCATGCAAGAG ggatttataaaaaacgaCATGCCTCTGAACATTGCGAAAACCGACGTGGATGCTATTcaataa